In Lacibacter sp. H375, one DNA window encodes the following:
- a CDS encoding phosphatase PAP2 family protein — MNWKYNHPVRNLFTYATLLLLIVGGAALFYWNKEQIFLTLNNRHTDVADVMLKYFTYIGDGIFMVALAVILFLVGKRKLGLLLVLSFLISGLLAQTIKRIEQRPRPGAYFKQPERIHRVDDKLLKGNNSFPSGHTTTAFATFSLLAFASRNKVVQLFFFAVAVLVGYSRIYVGAHFAEDVLAGAALGFISSYFLCWLLRKKEWD, encoded by the coding sequence ATGAACTGGAAATACAATCATCCCGTACGCAATCTTTTTACATATGCAACACTCTTGCTGCTGATTGTTGGCGGGGCTGCTTTATTCTATTGGAATAAAGAACAGATTTTTTTGACGCTCAACAACCGCCATACAGATGTGGCTGATGTTATGTTGAAATACTTCACTTACATAGGCGATGGTATTTTTATGGTTGCGCTTGCTGTTATTTTATTTCTTGTTGGTAAGCGAAAATTGGGATTGCTTCTTGTATTGTCTTTCTTAATAAGTGGGTTACTGGCACAAACAATTAAACGTATTGAACAAAGACCGAGACCCGGTGCCTATTTCAAACAACCCGAACGTATCCATCGTGTAGATGATAAATTGCTGAAAGGAAATAATAGTTTCCCAAGCGGCCATACAACAACTGCTTTTGCAACTTTCAGTTTACTCGCTTTTGCTTCACGAAATAAAGTTGTACAACTTTTCTTTTTTGCAGTAGCAGTGCTTGTTGGCTATTCCCGTATTTATGTAGGTGCGCATTTTGCCGAAGATGTATTGGCAGGTGCAGCTTTAGGATTTATCAGCTCGTATTTTTTATGTTGGCTGCTGCGAAAGAAAGAATGGGATTAA
- the cyaB gene encoding class IV adenylate cyclase: MSHQNIEIKARCSNATSIRNYLQQQNARFIGVDNQSDTYFNTANGRLKMRQGPIENALIYYNRENKAGPKLSEVKLLPLDNNADLLKQILTKAHGVKVVVKKKREIYFIDNVKFHIDEVEGLGSFVEIEAIDKDGSLGLERIKEQCYFYLQQFEIGEDDLLTHSYSDLLMNQS, translated from the coding sequence ATGAGTCATCAGAATATCGAAATAAAAGCACGCTGCTCCAACGCTACTTCAATTCGTAATTACCTGCAACAGCAAAATGCAAGGTTTATAGGTGTGGATAATCAATCAGACACTTATTTTAATACAGCCAATGGACGATTGAAAATGAGGCAAGGGCCTATAGAAAACGCACTCATTTACTACAATCGTGAAAACAAGGCCGGACCTAAATTGAGCGAGGTGAAATTATTACCGCTTGATAACAATGCTGATCTCCTGAAACAGATATTAACAAAAGCTCACGGCGTAAAAGTAGTAGTGAAGAAGAAACGTGAGATCTATTTTATCGACAATGTGAAATTTCATATTGATGAAGTGGAAGGGCTTGGCAGTTTTGTAGAAATTGAAGCCATTGATAAGGACGGCAGTCTTGGTCTTGAGAGAATAAAAGAACAATGCTATTTTTATTTGCAGCAATTTGAAATAGGAGAGGATGATCTTTTAACGCATTCTTACAGTGATCTGTTGATGAATCAGTCTTAG
- the dnaG gene encoding DNA primase: MPPLISQDTIQQILSRIDIVEIVGGFVKLKKRGANYLGLCPFHNEKSPSFTVSPAKELYKCFGCGKSGNAVSFLMEHEKYSYVDALKFLAAKYNVTVEETYSSPEVKEQRQTADSLYIINSFAQQFFSKQLFDTEEGQAVALSYLKERGFREDIIQKFQLGYSPRQRDAFTSEALKQQYNAELLTKTGIVAERNGELMDNYRERIIFPVHNNTGKIIGFGARIIGKKENAPKYINTPENEVYIKSKILYGTYFARQSIDKNDECLLVEGYTDVISLHQAGIENVVASGGTSLTPDQLRLIKKYSNNLTILYDGDAAGVKAAMRGLDLALEEGLNVHLVLIPDKEDPDSYVNKVGASGFIDFIKQNKKDVILFQLEVMLKDAGNDTTKKAAAVNTIAESISRINKVEDFTRQQDYIHKSAELLRIDEAGLHSLVNKFIRERMTKLEAKNIRDEEQLPDFPSTDNYEDPTLQLFNTDEVHERALVRCLLEFGLLPWDEETTLAAHTLAEIDEWGMVEHPDLLNLVELYRQLYNAGSEPTMKGFLFHEDQTVSKHVVSLADFTEELSPNWIRIYEKPFPTKDELYLQEMQSILTYLKLRKIKKMMDENQRDMEREHTSDELVTLIKTHQHLKQLEMELTKVMGTVIFR; the protein is encoded by the coding sequence TTGCCTCCGTTGATTTCACAAGATACCATACAACAGATCTTAAGCCGCATTGATATTGTGGAAATAGTGGGCGGTTTCGTGAAACTAAAGAAGCGTGGCGCCAATTATCTCGGCCTCTGCCCCTTTCATAATGAGAAGAGCCCTTCGTTTACGGTTTCTCCCGCCAAAGAACTATATAAATGCTTTGGTTGCGGCAAGAGTGGTAATGCCGTGAGCTTTTTAATGGAGCATGAGAAGTACAGTTATGTTGATGCATTAAAATTTCTTGCAGCTAAGTACAACGTAACGGTTGAAGAAACTTATTCCTCTCCTGAAGTAAAAGAACAACGCCAAACAGCAGACAGCCTTTACATCATCAACTCTTTTGCGCAACAGTTTTTCAGTAAGCAGTTGTTTGATACAGAAGAAGGACAAGCTGTTGCATTGAGTTATTTGAAAGAACGTGGTTTCAGGGAAGATATCATTCAGAAATTTCAACTCGGTTATTCTCCACGCCAACGTGATGCATTTACAAGCGAAGCATTGAAACAACAATACAATGCAGAGCTGCTCACCAAAACAGGTATTGTTGCCGAACGCAATGGTGAGTTGATGGATAATTACCGTGAGCGGATCATTTTTCCTGTTCACAACAACACCGGAAAGATCATTGGCTTTGGTGCACGTATCATTGGTAAAAAAGAAAATGCGCCGAAGTACATTAACACCCCGGAGAATGAAGTTTATATCAAGAGTAAAATACTTTACGGTACTTATTTTGCACGGCAGTCGATTGATAAGAACGATGAATGTTTATTGGTTGAAGGTTATACTGATGTGATCTCGCTTCACCAGGCAGGTATTGAAAATGTTGTGGCAAGTGGTGGTACTTCATTAACGCCTGATCAATTACGATTGATCAAAAAATACAGTAACAATCTTACGATCTTATATGATGGAGATGCTGCCGGTGTAAAAGCAGCCATGCGTGGTTTGGATCTTGCATTGGAAGAAGGATTGAACGTTCATCTTGTATTGATCCCCGATAAAGAAGATCCTGACAGTTATGTCAATAAAGTTGGTGCTTCAGGTTTTATTGACTTCATCAAACAGAATAAAAAAGATGTTATTCTCTTTCAGCTGGAAGTGATGCTGAAAGATGCAGGAAATGATACAACAAAGAAAGCAGCAGCCGTAAATACCATTGCAGAAAGTATCAGCAGGATTAATAAGGTTGAAGATTTTACCCGTCAGCAGGATTATATTCATAAAAGTGCAGAGCTATTACGTATCGATGAAGCAGGTTTGCATTCATTGGTAAATAAGTTCATTCGTGAACGGATGACAAAGCTGGAAGCGAAAAACATCCGTGATGAAGAGCAGCTTCCTGACTTTCCATCAACTGATAATTATGAAGATCCAACACTTCAACTGTTCAATACCGATGAAGTGCATGAACGTGCATTGGTGCGTTGCCTGCTTGAGTTTGGTTTATTGCCGTGGGATGAAGAAACAACTTTGGCAGCGCATACATTGGCTGAAATTGATGAATGGGGTATGGTAGAACATCCCGATTTGCTGAACCTGGTTGAATTGTACCGGCAGTTATACAATGCCGGTAGTGAACCAACCATGAAAGGTTTTCTGTTTCATGAAGATCAAACGGTGAGTAAGCATGTGGTGTCGTTGGCTGATTTTACAGAAGAGTTAAGTCCAAACTGGATTCGCATTTATGAAAAACCATTTCCTACGAAAGATGAGTTGTACCTGCAAGAAATGCAATCGATCCTCACTTACTTAAAGTTGCGTAAGATCAAAAAGATGATGGATGAAAACCAGCGTGACATGGAACGGGAGCATACTTCTGATGAATTAGTAACACTCATTAAAACACATCAGCATCTGAAACAACTTGAAATGGAACTCACCAAAGTAATGGGTACAGTGATCTTCCGTTAA
- a CDS encoding FG-GAP-like repeat-containing protein, whose product MRPLFTIFYILLLPFYISAQCVAPVVTSFSPVSASTGMTVTINGNNFNTTPGNNIIYFGASKATAVTASATQLTVVVPLGATFNYISVTDALCKLTGYSTQFFNPISVCPATFSPSTVDTRVDYNSPSPSYGPYGIWFGDFDLDGKTDVLYPTGLQNALALVIARNQSVPGVVDLSSAITISSGAGTQEARNCTVSDIDGDGKLDIVFAVNSTNQIRILRNTSSGPGNFSFAAPISFNVNASPYQVAANDIDQDGKPDIAVGHFSSTLAAVFRNTSTPGVISFASKQDFNMGGGYSVALSDLDGDNKIDLIMGGSGLRVCRNTSTSGLINFAAVVTFAGNGGYRIAVGDLNADGKNEVVFADANVGIFRNTSVIGTFAFVYSNINTGSIGYHRVAISDLNADGKPDIMACYSGGSQVACSLNTTAASGGAITFGATPVLLTGTGCQYALGTADIDGDGNNDVLTGDWCSSRRLNVFRNNALGSIPVTNSVSPTSGLTCNSSVTITYTAPCNGANPGNVFTAQLSDATGSFAVPINIGSVASITSGTITGTIPSCIATGSGYRVRVVSSDPSTTGSVFSTPLNIVCQTITPASISTSTINPTTYCGGASVTIPYTATGSFGVCAPNTFTAQLSDASGSFASPVNIGSLVSNTSGSIAATIPANTPAGNSYRIRVVSTQPLIVGANNGANITINGGDASIDCPDDIFVSADAGLCTAVVNFTATGNGTITYSHPPGSSFPLGQTVVTATATTSCNSVSCTFTITVNGGIDTDNDGTPDACDADDDNDGISDAMDCAPLNPSQLQALSNVSYNTAPASVSFNSPADYTFSSGGSLAGNTGGRTWFFNNINDAAYSGLWWTLNPIANPRHSSQNATGSMVFSSYNSATGIITFISTANMVWIGNSGTENIQTRLRVQLQPYSGLHSNTPLNSGWIDPVTAGLINLNSLSGSYPLIDIKSIAGLKKFQAWFILEEVSSGLPLNVYYNTFPHTSTVGGNIVTSIAGSFFGSTAGSVCNGGNGTVLISGSGGTAPYSGTGSFVVPPGTYNYTITDAAGCSSTTTVNVLPQVDDIDPEISCPSNIEVNTLSNTCTATVTFAATATDNCSASIKYYLNYNTPDQVEITTPRAFPAGLHSVAAVATDPSGNSVNCSFTIKVNDVTEPTFTCPVAQNVSLNATCQLVVPDLVTNLIGSDNCGTVTFTQSPVAGTALSSSHNQTHNVVITADDGNGNTTQCTVVVTGKDVTSPTFTCPVAQNINLNTTCQLVVPDLITGLTGNDNCGTVTFTQSPLAGTALSSSHNQNHNVVITADDGNGNTTQCTVVVTGKDVTDPTFTCPAPQNINLNATCQLVVPDLVTDLTGNDNCGTVTFTQSPVAGSALSSSHNQNHNVVITADDGNGNTTQCTVALTGKDVTQPTFTSCPSDITVTNAAGLCSQVVNFSITATDNCSGSGSASVTTITGDITNSDFNNATSSLFSPAVTASKLTFTTSGYAHSHGGALSIYVDIHNVSTNTWIQVFEKPLASGAQFSFSGFEISFPTQLVDRVRLRSSIGQNQTFHGWNAVTLTLSGTGVSIVSSHPSGFNFPVGTTTVTNTATDAAGNTSTCTFNVIVEDKEAPAVTAPSTVDLECSGDLPAAATTITEFLALTGATATDNCTGQANLLVSSADGALVANNCSGSITRTYTITDAAGNTKTVDHVFTVTDNTIPVITTCPGNGTTFIKNTNNGLCTYKISGTEFDAGGSDNCSGVTMSYSIINEHSSTTVTGTGSLAGVELSFGLNTITWIATDACGNPSASCVVNVDVDKITTTTTLTVTPSSQQYSDKVTLTATVTPYNCAGAGDIGGTVTFKIGTFVLGTANVVNGTATLTTALLEDQLYDANLNDPLNATNGPLKPGAKVVTAHFSGTDPDYIVTNPTAPLSVTCEDADITYNGQTYFTVSPNTNSGTVVLSNYVVDRNDAPTGARGDIRNATATFWNNSINGSVLGTANIPVGLVNPDNKQEGFVTTSFNDVLSNTDITNGGKVYEVWSGLNNYYCGNSDTYTPVTLGLPGQDFVTGGGYIVFGNNSAGTYAGTIGKRMNFGFVMRWNSSGKNLQGRVNVVYRKMVNGVQRIYQIKSNAINSLVVENVNDAGSSATGTNIKFRRATIGTKANLKDITDPLNPIDLGGNYSLTLIGWESTTVTTGALDRISVQLSGSGSIGLLFSSNWSSGKTVHQTLNGGKIQVRNPASPAPGQRIAPEVTANVILRPFAVKALPNPSTSHFNLLVEGNNKEEVYIKVYNGNGALIEHTKGMANQNYILGSSWISGIYIVQIQQGKDLKSVKLVKL is encoded by the coding sequence ATGAGACCCCTTTTCACAATCTTCTACATATTGCTATTACCATTTTATATTTCTGCACAATGTGTGGCCCCTGTTGTTACTAGTTTTTCACCAGTCTCTGCGTCCACCGGCATGACTGTCACAATAAATGGTAACAATTTCAATACTACCCCCGGTAATAATATTATTTATTTTGGAGCATCAAAAGCAACCGCAGTAACAGCAAGCGCAACTCAGCTGACTGTTGTAGTTCCTTTAGGGGCTACATTTAATTATATATCTGTTACTGATGCATTATGTAAATTAACAGGATACTCAACACAATTCTTCAATCCTATAAGTGTTTGTCCGGCCACATTCAGCCCATCGACTGTTGATACAAGGGTCGATTACAATTCACCCAGTCCTTCATATGGGCCATATGGTATCTGGTTTGGTGATTTTGACCTGGATGGTAAAACTGATGTCCTGTACCCAACAGGACTTCAAAACGCATTAGCTTTAGTTATTGCACGAAATCAAAGTGTTCCAGGTGTAGTTGATCTTTCTTCAGCAATAACCATTTCATCGGGGGCCGGCACACAAGAAGCAAGAAATTGTACTGTATCAGATATTGATGGTGATGGCAAACTGGATATTGTTTTTGCTGTAAATTCGACAAACCAAATTCGGATACTTCGAAACACGTCATCTGGACCAGGAAATTTTTCATTTGCAGCACCCATTAGTTTCAATGTAAATGCTTCACCTTATCAGGTGGCGGCAAATGATATTGACCAAGATGGCAAACCTGATATTGCCGTTGGCCATTTCAGCAGCACTTTAGCAGCAGTTTTTAGAAACACTTCTACCCCCGGGGTTATTTCCTTTGCCTCTAAACAAGATTTCAATATGGGAGGTGGATATTCGGTCGCCCTTTCGGATCTTGACGGAGATAATAAAATAGATCTTATAATGGGAGGAAGTGGATTAAGAGTTTGTCGTAATACTTCCACATCAGGTTTGATAAATTTTGCAGCAGTCGTAACATTTGCAGGTAATGGAGGATATAGAATTGCAGTTGGTGACTTAAATGCTGATGGAAAAAATGAAGTAGTTTTTGCAGATGCCAATGTTGGAATTTTTCGCAACACAAGTGTTATAGGAACTTTTGCTTTTGTTTATTCAAATATAAATACTGGTTCAATAGGCTATCATCGGGTTGCTATCAGTGATCTAAATGCTGATGGAAAACCAGATATAATGGCTTGCTATAGCGGTGGCTCCCAGGTGGCATGTTCATTAAATACAACAGCCGCAAGTGGCGGCGCAATTACATTTGGAGCGACACCTGTGCTACTTACAGGTACAGGATGTCAATATGCATTAGGTACAGCAGATATTGATGGAGACGGCAATAATGACGTATTAACAGGTGACTGGTGCTCGAGCAGACGTCTCAATGTATTTCGTAATAATGCTTTGGGTTCTATTCCAGTAACAAACTCCGTTTCCCCAACAAGCGGTTTGACATGTAACAGTTCAGTTACCATAACCTATACAGCTCCGTGTAATGGTGCCAATCCAGGCAATGTATTTACAGCACAACTAAGTGATGCTACAGGAAGTTTTGCAGTACCAATAAATATTGGATCAGTTGCTTCCATCACTTCGGGAACTATAACCGGAACAATTCCTTCTTGTATTGCTACCGGCAGTGGCTACCGTGTTCGTGTTGTTAGCTCCGACCCTTCCACAACAGGATCGGTCTTCAGTACACCTCTTAACATAGTTTGTCAAACCATTACTCCAGCCTCAATTTCAACATCGACAATTAACCCTACTACCTATTGTGGTGGAGCATCTGTAACTATTCCTTATACGGCTACAGGGTCATTCGGAGTTTGTGCCCCCAATACATTTACTGCACAATTAAGTGATGCAAGCGGAAGTTTCGCAAGCCCCGTTAATATTGGTTCACTAGTATCAAATACATCAGGATCAATTGCTGCTACTATACCTGCTAATACCCCAGCAGGAAATTCTTACCGCATAAGAGTGGTTAGCACCCAACCATTAATCGTAGGTGCAAACAATGGAGCTAATATCACAATCAATGGAGGAGACGCTTCAATTGATTGCCCTGATGATATTTTTGTAAGTGCAGATGCCGGATTATGTACAGCTGTTGTAAACTTTACAGCAACCGGTAATGGAACTATTACTTACTCACATCCACCGGGCAGCAGTTTCCCTCTTGGCCAAACTGTTGTTACAGCTACGGCCACTACAAGTTGCAATAGTGTGAGCTGTACCTTTACAATAACAGTTAATGGTGGCATTGATACAGATAACGACGGCACACCTGACGCATGTGATGCTGACGATGATAATGATGGAATATCAGATGCTATGGATTGTGCACCACTTAATCCATCACAGTTGCAGGCATTGTCAAATGTGAGCTATAACACTGCACCCGCAAGCGTCAGCTTTAACTCCCCTGCTGATTATACCTTTTCATCCGGGGGATCACTTGCCGGTAACACGGGAGGCCGTACCTGGTTTTTTAACAACATAAACGATGCTGCATATTCGGGTTTATGGTGGACATTAAATCCAATCGCAAATCCACGTCATTCAAGCCAAAATGCAACAGGTAGTATGGTTTTCAGCAGTTATAATTCTGCCACTGGCATTATCACATTTATTTCAACTGCCAATATGGTATGGATTGGCAACAGTGGTACTGAAAACATACAAACACGTTTACGTGTGCAATTACAACCGTACAGCGGCCTCCATAGTAATACTCCATTGAACAGTGGCTGGATTGATCCTGTAACAGCCGGTTTAATCAATTTGAATAGTCTTTCAGGCAGCTATCCGTTAATTGACATAAAATCCATTGCCGGGTTGAAGAAATTCCAGGCATGGTTTATTCTGGAAGAAGTGAGCAGCGGTTTGCCGTTGAATGTTTACTACAATACATTCCCACACACAAGTACTGTGGGAGGTAACATTGTTACTTCCATTGCCGGCAGTTTCTTTGGGTCAACAGCAGGTTCAGTTTGCAATGGTGGTAATGGCACTGTTTTAATTTCAGGCTCCGGTGGCACTGCACCCTACTCAGGAACAGGAAGCTTTGTAGTACCACCGGGAACCTACAACTATACAATTACTGATGCAGCAGGTTGCAGCAGTACAACAACGGTTAATGTTCTACCACAGGTAGATGATATCGATCCCGAGATTTCATGTCCTTCAAACATTGAAGTAAATACACTTTCAAATACCTGTACGGCAACAGTAACTTTTGCAGCTACTGCTACTGATAATTGTTCTGCTTCAATTAAATATTATCTAAATTATAATACACCTGATCAGGTTGAAATTACCACGCCCCGGGCTTTTCCTGCAGGATTACACAGTGTTGCAGCAGTAGCAACAGACCCTTCCGGAAACAGTGTTAATTGTTCTTTCACCATCAAAGTAAATGATGTTACGGAACCAACTTTCACCTGCCCTGTTGCACAAAATGTAAGTCTCAATGCAACCTGTCAGTTAGTTGTTCCTGATTTGGTTACCAATTTAATTGGTAGTGATAATTGTGGTACTGTTACGTTTACACAAAGCCCGGTTGCAGGAACTGCCTTGTCTTCGTCACACAATCAAACGCATAACGTGGTGATTACTGCTGATGATGGTAATGGAAATACGACACAGTGCACTGTAGTGGTAACAGGCAAAGATGTTACATCACCAACATTCACCTGCCCGGTTGCACAAAATATCAATCTCAATACAACCTGTCAGTTGGTTGTTCCGGATTTGATTACTGGTTTAACAGGCAATGACAATTGCGGAACAGTAACGTTTACACAAAGCCCTCTTGCAGGAACAGCATTATCATCATCACACAATCAAAATCATAATGTGGTGATTACTGCTGATGATGGTAATGGCAATACAACACAATGCACTGTTGTGGTAACAGGCAAAGATGTTACAGATCCAACCTTCACATGCCCTGCTCCCCAAAACATAAATCTTAATGCAACCTGTCAGTTGGTTGTTCCGGATTTGGTTACCGATTTAACAGGTAATGATAATTGCGGCACAGTAACGTTTACCCAAAGTCCTGTTGCTGGTTCAGCTTTATCATCATCACACAATCAAAATCATAATGTAGTGATTACTGCTGATGATGGTAATGGTAATACAACACAATGTACAGTCGCACTTACAGGTAAAGATGTTACACAGCCAACTTTTACTTCCTGCCCGTCTGATATTACTGTTACTAATGCTGCGGGTCTATGCAGCCAGGTTGTAAATTTTAGTATTACGGCAACTGATAATTGCTCCGGATCTGGTAGTGCAAGTGTAACAACTATTACAGGAGATATAACCAACAGCGATTTTAATAACGCAACATCAAGTTTGTTCAGCCCCGCTGTAACTGCCAGTAAGCTTACATTTACAACCAGTGGATATGCTCATTCGCACGGAGGCGCATTGAGTATTTATGTTGATATTCATAATGTAAGTACAAATACATGGATACAGGTTTTTGAAAAGCCATTAGCAAGTGGTGCACAGTTTTCTTTCTCTGGTTTTGAGATAAGTTTCCCAACTCAGCTGGTTGACCGTGTGCGTTTAAGATCCAGCATTGGGCAAAACCAAACCTTCCATGGATGGAATGCAGTAACACTTACATTAAGCGGTACAGGAGTTTCCATTGTGTCCAGTCATCCTTCAGGATTTAATTTCCCTGTAGGAACAACGACAGTAACCAATACAGCAACAGATGCAGCAGGTAACACATCAACCTGCACATTCAATGTAATTGTTGAAGATAAAGAAGCACCTGCTGTAACAGCTCCATCAACTGTTGATCTTGAATGCAGCGGAGATCTTCCTGCAGCAGCAACAACAATAACAGAGTTCCTTGCATTAACCGGTGCAACAGCAACAGATAATTGTACAGGGCAAGCCAACCTGTTGGTAAGTTCTGCTGATGGAGCATTAGTTGCCAATAATTGTAGCGGTAGCATCACAAGAACATACACAATTACCGATGCGGCAGGTAATACCAAAACCGTTGATCATGTGTTTACAGTTACGGATAACACAATTCCTGTAATCACTACCTGCCCCGGCAACGGCACTACCTTCATCAAAAACACTAATAATGGTTTATGTACCTATAAGATTTCGGGTACTGAGTTCGATGCTGGAGGTAGTGATAATTGTTCTGGCGTAACAATGAGCTATAGTATTATCAATGAACACAGCAGCACAACCGTAACAGGAACAGGATCACTTGCGGGAGTTGAATTAAGCTTTGGCTTAAATACCATTACATGGATAGCTACGGATGCATGTGGCAACCCATCTGCAAGTTGTGTTGTAAATGTTGATGTTGATAAAATAACAACTACTACTACTTTAACTGTAACTCCATCCAGTCAGCAGTACAGCGATAAGGTTACACTTACAGCAACCGTTACCCCCTACAATTGTGCTGGTGCAGGAGATATTGGTGGCACAGTTACATTTAAGATCGGTACGTTTGTACTCGGTACAGCAAATGTGGTGAATGGTACAGCTACTTTAACAACTGCATTACTGGAAGATCAGTTGTATGATGCTAATCTGAACGACCCGTTAAATGCAACAAACGGCCCGTTGAAACCAGGCGCTAAAGTTGTAACGGCGCATTTTAGCGGAACCGATCCTGATTATATTGTTACAAACCCAACCGCACCATTATCTGTAACCTGTGAAGATGCTGATATCACTTACAACGGGCAAACCTACTTTACAGTAAGTCCAAACACGAATAGTGGTACAGTAGTATTATCCAATTATGTTGTGGACAGAAATGATGCTCCAACCGGCGCAAGAGGTGATATACGAAATGCAACAGCAACATTCTGGAATAACTCAATCAATGGTTCAGTTTTAGGTACTGCAAACATTCCTGTGGGGCTTGTAAATCCTGATAATAAACAGGAAGGTTTTGTAACCACCAGTTTTAATGATGTATTATCAAATACGGATATTACCAATGGAGGCAAAGTGTATGAAGTGTGGTCGGGGCTTAATAATTACTATTGTGGTAATAGCGACACCTATACTCCTGTAACATTAGGATTGCCCGGACAGGATTTTGTTACGGGCGGCGGTTACATTGTATTCGGTAATAACTCAGCAGGAACCTATGCCGGAACAATTGGCAAACGAATGAACTTCGGATTTGTGATGCGTTGGAATTCCAGTGGCAAAAATCTCCAGGGTCGTGTTAATGTGGTGTACAGAAAAATGGTTAATGGTGTACAACGGATTTACCAGATCAAGAGCAATGCGATCAACTCACTGGTGGTTGAAAATGTAAATGATGCCGGAAGCTCTGCAACCGGAACAAACATCAAATTCAGGAGAGCAACGATCGGCACCAAAGCAAATCTCAAAGATATTACTGACCCTTTAAATCCAATTGATCTGGGAGGTAATTACAGTCTTACATTGATTGGATGGGAATCGACAACTGTAACAACAGGTGCATTGGACCGCATCAGTGTTCAACTTTCAGGTTCCGGAAGTATTGGATTATTATTCTCAAGCAATTGGTCATCGGGAAAAACAGTACATCAAACGCTAAATGGTGGTAAAATACAGGTTCGGAATCCGGCAAGCCCTGCTCCCGGTCAGAGAATCGCTCCCGAAGTTACAGCAAATGTAATCCTACGACCATTTGCAGTGAAGGCCCTTCCAAATCCATCAACCAGTCACTTTAATTTGCTTGTAGAAGGAAATAACAAAGAAGAGGTTTACATTAAGGTTTACAACGGTAATGGCGCCCTCATTGAACACACAAAAGGAATGGCTAACCAAAATTACATACTTGGTAGCAGTTGGATCAGTGGTATTTATATTGTACAGATTCAACAGGGGAAAGATCTGAAATCAGTTAAGCTGGTAAAACTTTAA
- a CDS encoding M48 family metallopeptidase translates to MKKILSSFIVVAALMVGCAKNQITGRNQLKLLPESDLQAMATQQYQQFLAQSKVVPVSVNKDAEMVRRVGTRIASAITRYLQDQGKADILDGYKWEFNLIDNKEVNAWCMPGGKVVAYTGLLPVTQNEAALAVVMGHEIAHAIALHGNERMSQGLVQQLGGVALQVAVANKPAETQNLFMTAYGIGSTVGGTLPFSRKQELEADQFGLRFAAMAGYNPQEAIPFWQRMARAGGGQKPPEILSTHPSDETRITKMQQYVKEAMPYYKPIGK, encoded by the coding sequence ATGAAAAAGATATTAAGCTCATTTATCGTAGTAGCGGCCCTGATGGTTGGTTGTGCCAAAAACCAGATCACAGGTCGTAATCAACTAAAGTTATTACCTGAGAGTGATCTGCAGGCAATGGCAACCCAGCAGTACCAACAATTTCTAGCTCAAAGTAAGGTAGTGCCGGTAAGTGTAAACAAAGATGCCGAAATGGTGCGTCGTGTTGGTACACGTATAGCATCAGCAATTACAAGGTATTTACAAGATCAGGGCAAAGCAGACATTCTGGATGGCTATAAATGGGAGTTTAACCTCATCGACAATAAGGAAGTAAACGCATGGTGTATGCCCGGTGGTAAAGTGGTAGCGTATACAGGGTTGTTGCCTGTTACACAAAATGAGGCGGCTTTGGCCGTGGTAATGGGTCACGAAATTGCGCATGCTATTGCTTTGCATGGTAATGAGCGTATGAGCCAGGGCTTGGTACAACAGTTGGGCGGTGTTGCGTTACAGGTTGCAGTTGCAAACAAGCCGGCTGAAACGCAAAACCTTTTTATGACGGCATATGGTATTGGTTCAACTGTAGGGGGTACATTGCCATTCTCACGTAAACAGGAGTTGGAAGCTGATCAGTTTGGATTGCGTTTTGCAGCCATGGCCGGTTACAACCCACAAGAGGCAATTCCTTTCTGGCAACGTATGGCAAGGGCAGGTGGTGGACAGAAACCGCCTGAGATCTTAAGTACTCACCCTTCAGATGAAACACGTATTACTAAAATGCAGCAATATGTAAAAGAAGCCATGCCTTATTACAAACCAATAGGTAAATAA